The Plutella xylostella chromosome Z, ilPluXylo3.1, whole genome shotgun sequence region ttacttgtcGTAGATTTTGAGCAATCTTtgagtgtctttttatttgaattaatttaaaaactaagttacatataaaataaaaaataatgacaaatgaagtacaagcaaaaataattgatttcgtaactaaaccatttattttggccgtagtttaattatttaatagtattttaattaaaaagacacacaaagattgtttacctttttcgccaaataagaatatttacaaataattacGTTTTTAGTCGGTAAaatctgatgcgctgttaataTGTAAAAATCCCAGAGAAGGTAAGTAAAAATGTATTTGAATGTTGCAGGCGGCGCggcgttattaagctagcTATTTTCGTTTAGGAGGATTGGTGTTTTGCTcactggaacattttcattgcttgttTGTGTATTTACTTTTTGGCGAAGAAGCTAGTACTTATCAGTgcaatttatgttaaaattctTTATGAAAGTTAATAATGAGTTGAAGAtgtttcaatttaatttaagttgcCATGATGAAATGCAAAATTTCGACATACAGTCTCATTTCTTCATAAATGAGTTCTTCGCAGGATCCttgtttcaaaaataaagAGAAACAGTACgatataaataacttaccTACTTCTAGGAAATACATCACGGTAGCGTTCAATGCAATATTACTTAGTGACAAAGATAAAGTTGTCCGTTACTTTTTAATAAcagtataattttatgaaaaactggCTGTTGTACCatattttagaatattttttcgtGGAAATGTACTTTGAAAGTACGCAATTAACTTCTTGGTCTCACCCGAGCGATCTATAGaacatatatttgttttaaaaagtacttactcCAAGAACTTTTCATATTCCTCGTCGTCGTAGGTCACCACCCTTATAGGTCCATGCCAGGCGACAACGTGACTGGGGGGGGAGATGCCGAGCGTCAGGCGCTGGATAGTGTCACTGTCCATATACTGGAACTCGCGAGGTACACTTGACAGCGGCTGCATAGGCTTGGCCTTAGACGTTGACGGGTACTCCCCAGGTAATTTCGATATAGCCGGCAGAACTCTGGCTTTAGACGTAGATGGTTGCTCTCCATGTAAGTTCGACACAGGTGGTAGACACCTGGCTTTAGACGTAGACGGTTGCTCCCCATCTAAGTGGGGTGGGTGAGTGCTAGCATGGGACTTAGACGGGTACTCCCCAGGTAATTTCGACACAGGCGGCAGAGATCTGACTTTAGATGTAGACGGTTGCTCCCCAGGTAATCTGGCTTTAGATGTAGACGGTTGCTCCCCAGGTAATCTGGTTTTAGATGTAGACGTTTGCTCCCCAGGTAATCTGGCTTTAGATGTAGACGGTTGCTCCCCAGGTAATCTGGTTTTAGATGTAGACGGTTGCTCCCCAGGTAATCTGGCTTTAGATTTAGACGGTTGCTCCTCAGGTAATCTGGCTTTAGATGTAGACGGCTGCTCCCCAGGTAAGTTCGACACTGGCGGGAGAGGCCTGGCATAAGATGTAGACGGGTACTCCCCAGGTAAATTTGACACAGGTGGATTAATCCTGGCACGAGACCTAGAAGGGCGCTCCCGAGGTAAGTCCGACACAGGCGGAAGAGATCTTCCATGAGACGTAGACGGGTACTCTCCATGTAATTTCGACACAGGCGGGCGAGATTTGGCATGAGACTTTGACAGATTCTCCTCAGGTAATTTCGACACAGGCGGGAGAGACTTAGTACGAGACGTAGACGTGTGCTGACGAGGTAAGTCCGACACAGACGGGAGAATCCTGCCATGAGACGTAGACGGATGCTCCCGAGGTACGTCCGGTGGGACAGTCCTGGCATGAGACGTAGACGGGTGCTGACGAGGTAAGTCGGGTGGGATAGACCTAGCATTAGACGGTTTTTCCCTTGGTAAGTCCGACACAGGCGGAAGAGGCCTGGCCTTAGACGTAGACGGGTGCGCGCGAGTTTTGTCCGACATGTTGGACCGAGCGAGCGGAGGTCGGGAGGTGCAACACCGGCGGCAGCGAGACACCGACTGACGCGGGCTGCACCGCCGCCTGTTGAATACACCCCGCAGCCTCCACACGCCGGACCAAGGGCTCGATTCTCGATACATCTATCGAGAATGTTTACCTATTCTTGAATTTTTTATTGAGAGGCGTATAATCTGTATTTCATCGACTTTTCTTTTATCTAGAACTAACGGGAAAAAGCTTGAATTTCACGACCGGTGACCTTGACATTTCGTCCTATTCAGTTACGTTTCCCGATTTCCACATAGGTAACATGGATACACACACATTTTGAAGCGCTCGGTACTACATAGGGGATTCCAACAGGTGGGTATTTTTATCACCGAATTGATTAGAAACGCCTCTCTTTTGTAGGCCATTCATGATGTACATGCACAGATAGCTGAGCTTCAAAACggagttattttaattactaaatagttttttatctGAATTGATCGAGATTGTTCTCAGCCAAGTTCATCAAACAAATATCTAAAGCCGAATTCCGCTCATATCTGGTAAATATGGCCGTACTATACTAAGTTATGATGGTTGTATGTAGGTGAAGTGTGTAACCCGCAAGCAACGAGTCAGACTACAGCTTTACGACTGCGATGTATCGGATATCAGAATACCAACGCGATAGTTTCGTAGACCGAAGAAGCGCTCTTAGCTTTCAGACCGTTCTAAGAATCACTGAAAGGCGAAGAGCGCACTCACCCAAATTGCTGATACTTACCTATGTCATATCGCTTTAGAACCGCTACCGTGCGCGATTACCGGGTGCACTGAGTTCAAAACACTTTCTCTTTGATATGATATCCGCAAATCTAGAGTGCTCCCCCCAGAGTGCGTTTGACATCTTCCGCTTCCATTATGTGAGAGTTGACGATCGAAAATACCTAACTTCGACTTTATTTTACTCGGATTTCGAATCAGGAAATTATTTCTCTTTCACATATTGATACAACTAGTGAAATCATGTTTCAATATTTCACGTTATCAATGTATTGGAAcactattaaaatttaaagttttcGTTGAGATTACCCCGACCAGCCATACCTTTtaataacaacaacaacaacacagTACATCCGATACAATATATTCCGATATTCTCCAGTCACGTCAGTTCGATTGTGTCATAATCTCCATACAAGGTAAGCGGTTCTTGTCTAGTGCTTTATTGACTTTGCACCTCACTTACCTGGTTGCGATTTACGTACGCAGTAGGTATTGaggtttttattgttatacgAGTAGAATGGAACTATCagttatacagaatgttgcaaaaagggtatactaagccgaaagggggtgactcagagggTCATTCTGGACAACTTTTGGTCTAcaaatttgaaaattcatgaaaattaataaatattttcacgcgactttttactatggagaacgaattattttttttcgcgaatttcaaaaactcgtagaacaaaagttgtttagaatgaccctctgagtcaccccctttcggcttagtataccccttttgcaacaccctgtatagcaggGATATCGTTACGATCAACATAAATCGTCATCATCATAGGGTTTTATTATTGCTTCACCTAGGCACTGCCAAGTAGGCAGTGTAGTCCCCCGtgttatacattattattactataaaCGCGACCGGCAATCtttgattattatataataaaagccggcaattaaatacttaggtactttcaGCACTGTTCCCCGTTACATTTCACAgcgttttctttttaaaagcTGATGATTTAGTATGGTAACAATATTGAACTATCCGCGGTTTCCTGATAAAAATCCTTTCcgtataggtacatagaatCAGCGTCGCGGTGTCGGTTGAATATTTGATGAACAAATGCTCGTAGGGGTTgcacttagattaacaatatacgaagaAGATGGACTGTTAGTGCTAAAAAACGTCTCTGTAAGTAAAaacccacttctaccacttagctcatatttttaatgatttgaCATGATTTGTGACCTTAtttattggtacaatggttgtcattaggttgaacttaaaacggtttgacagtaaacaaaatgaggtttttttatttgtttttgtaagtgacacaccatcttgttgGCATATTATGAATACAGGGTGACTTTTTAGTCAGTAACGAAATTGTAATATAACATTCcttggttaaaaatataacttacgtgtattttctttcagtaCCTTTCAgtactaaaattataagatATTGGCACACAAAGTTTTCTCCAGAAAACCAAGACTCATGGTCACCGTGCGCGAGTAGCGCGAGTAGCGCGTCTGGCCACGCCCACTTGCCCGCGAATCCTAACTAAGCGAAAGTACCTaattgtgtctgtctgtctgttactctttcacgcccaaaactactgaacggatttgaatgaaatttggtatacagatggtctcgtccttgaaaaagaacataggctactttttatcgcggaattcccacacgaaaactatttaaggcgaagccaagctcgcgggaacagctagtttcaaataaattcataagttGCTCAATGATTTTCCccatacttttaaataaaatatggattGATTATGGATTTTAACAGAtagtcctttaataaatacctataacagatcgattaaatacgatcttaaacgattagttaggatccacttccgttttcacgactttgtAGTTGGACTGTAAGTAACAATAAGTATTTAGAATTTTAAGTTCTCATTTTGAgtgaatgttttttataatgttcttATGAGAAATAAAGTACCTTAAACCTTAAACCTTAAACCTACTTTCAAGGGGTTAGAGTTAGAACCGTCaaattgcaataaaaaatccaaATCCAAGG contains the following coding sequences:
- the LOC119694842 gene encoding melanoma-associated antigen E1-like: MSDKTRAHPSTSKARPLPPVSDLPREKPSNARSIPPDLPRQHPSTSHARTVPPDVPREHPSTSHGRILPSVSDLPRQHTSTSRTKSLPPVSKLPEENLSKSHAKSRPPVSKLHGEYPSTSHGRSLPPVSDLPRERPSRSRARINPPVSNLPGEYPSTSYARPLPPVSNLPGEQPSTSKARLPEEQPSKSKARLPGEQPSTSKTRLPGEQPSTSKARLPGEQTSTSKTRLPGEQPSTSKARLPGEQPSTSKVRSLPPVSKLPGEYPSKSHASTHPPHLDGEQPSTSKARCLPPVSNLHGEQPSTSKARVLPAISKLPGEYPSTSKAKPMQPLSSVPREFQYMDSDTIQRLTLGISPPSHVVAWHGPIRVVTYDDEEYEKFLE